A single region of the Macadamia integrifolia cultivar HAES 741 unplaced genomic scaffold, SCU_Mint_v3 scaffold1248, whole genome shotgun sequence genome encodes:
- the LOC122063190 gene encoding dihydrolipoyllysine-residue acetyltransferase component 4 of pyruvate dehydrogenase complex, chloroplastic codes for MASSLLSKPSPNSNTISFSSSLATPLPWPLRRSSSISFHTRPRRRTPSVQAKIREIFMPALSSTMTEGKIVSWVKSEGDVLSKGESVVVVESDKADMDVETFYDGILAAIVVGEGETAPVGAPIGLLAESEEEVAEAKAKAASSSKTAPSTPPPAPSPPPAPAPATVSSPSPAKVASPPVSDGPRKIVATPFAKKLAKQHKIDVGSVVGTGPFGRITPADVESAAGISPKSSISNVASANVASPASPASPASPATPPPKAAAASAAPPSIPGSTVVPFTTMQAAVSKNMVDSLSVPTFRVGYPIMTDALDSLYAKVKTKGVTMTALLAKATAVALAQHPVVNATCKDGKSFTYNSSINIAVAVAIDGGLITPVLQDADKLDLYLLSQKWKELVDKARAKQLQPHEYNSGTFTLSNLGMFGVDRFDAILPSGQGAIMAVGASKPTVVADGDGFFSVKSKMLVNVTADHRVIYGADLAAFLRTFAKIVGNPESLTL; via the exons ATGGCTTCTTCCCTCCTCTCTAAACCGTCTCCGAACTCCAACACCATCTCATTCTCATCCTCTCTCGCAACTCCTCTCCCATGGCCTTTACGGCGCTCATCTTCCATTTCATTCCATACCAGACCTCGCCGAAGGACCCCATCTGTGCAAGCCAAgatcagagagatcttcatgcCTGCTCTGAGCTCCACCATGACCGAAGGAAAGATCGTCTCTTGGGTCAAATCAGAAGGCGACGTTCTCTCCAAAGGTGAAAGCGTCGTCGTCGTTGAATCCGATAAAGCTGACATGGATGTCGAGACATTCTACGATGGAATCCTCGCTGCAATTGTAGTTGGCGAAGGAGAAACGGCTCCTGTGGGTGCCCCAATTGGGTTGCTCGCTGAATCCGAAGAAGAAGTCGCAGAAGCTAAAGCTAAAGCTGCTTCTTCGTCCAAGACCGCTCCTTCAACCCCTCCTCCTGCTCCTTCTCCGCCTCCAGCTCCCGCTCCTGCCACTGTTTCATCTCCATCGCCTGCGAAGGTTGCTTCGCCGCCTGTTTCTGATGGCCCAAGAAAGATTGTTGCCACACCTTTTGCAAAGAAGCTTGCGAAGCAGCATAAGATCGATGTTGGATCCGTTGTTGGGACTGGACCATTTGGTCGGATTACTCCAGCAGATGTTGAATCAGCAGCTGGAATTTCTCCCAAGAGTAGCATTAGCAATGTAGCTTCCGCAAATGTTGCTTCCCCTGCTTCCCCTGCTTCCCCTGCTTCCCCTGCTACTCCTCCTCCTAAAGCTGCTGCTGCCTCTGCTGCGCCTCCTTCAATTCCTGGTTCTACTGTTGTTCCTTTTACGACAATGCAAGCAGCTGTGTCGAAGAACATGGTGGATAGCCTTTCTGTGCCCACATTCCGAGTTGGGTACCCTATTATGACTGATGCCCTGGATTCTCTGTATGCGAAG GTGAAGACAAAGGGGGTGACCATGACGGCCTTGTTGGCCAAGGCTACTGCAGTGGCACTGGCACAGCACCCAGTCGTGAATGCGACATGCAAAGATGGGAAGAGCTTTACATATAACAGCAGTATAAATATTGCTGTGGCTGTGGCAATCGATGGAGGACTTATCACTCCTGTTCTTCAAGATGCTGATAAG TTGGATCTTTATCTGCTATCCCAAAAATGGAAAGAGCTGGTAGATAAAGCCCGGGCTAAGCAGCTTCAGCCTCACGAGTACAATTCAG GGACATTCACTCTATCCAATTTGGGCATGTTCGGAGTGGATAGATTTGATGCAATTCTTCCTTCTGGCCAG GGAGCTATAATGGCTGTAGGAGCATCAAAGCCTACTGTTGTTGCTGATGGAGATGGGTTCTTTAGTGTGAAGAGTAAAATGCTG GTGAATGTTACCGCTGATCACCGCGTAATCTATGGTGCTGACTTGGCAGCATTCCTTCGGACATTTGCAAAGATCGTTGGGAATCCTGAGAGCCTAACATTGTAG